The Ketobacter sp. MCCC 1A13808 genome includes a window with the following:
- a CDS encoding microcin C ABC transporter permease YejB: MFAYIIRRLFLIIPTLFGILTLNFIIIQAAPGGPVEQMIAQIEGLDGSAASRIGGGAQAEVRSSGSSYRGSQGLDPELIKKIEKMYGFDKPAWERFVIMVKDYFSFNFGNSFFRDKSVVDLILEKLPVSVSLGLWSTILVYLISIPLGIRKAVKHGTPFDIWSSSIVIIGNAIPSFLFAIFLIIVFAGGSNLNWFPLRGLTSPNFDDLTLGQQILDYFWHLTLPITALVIGGFATLTMLTKNSFLDEIGKQYVVTARAKGLKENQVLYGHVFRNAMLIIIAGIPAALVSIFFTGAFLIEIIFSLDGLGLLGFESILSRDYPVIFGTLFIFTLISLLVNLISDVTYTLVDPRIDFESRS, encoded by the coding sequence ATGTTTGCTTATATCATCCGACGGCTGTTTCTGATCATTCCGACCTTATTCGGTATTCTGACTCTGAATTTCATTATCATTCAGGCAGCACCGGGTGGCCCGGTCGAACAAATGATTGCTCAAATAGAAGGCCTTGATGGTAGCGCGGCGTCCCGCATTGGCGGAGGTGCTCAGGCAGAGGTGCGCAGCAGCGGATCCAGTTACCGGGGCAGCCAGGGCCTGGATCCGGAACTTATTAAAAAAATTGAAAAGATGTACGGCTTTGATAAACCCGCCTGGGAACGCTTCGTCATAATGGTGAAAGACTACTTCAGCTTTAATTTCGGTAACAGTTTCTTTCGGGATAAGAGCGTTGTAGATCTGATTCTAGAAAAGCTTCCGGTTTCGGTGTCACTGGGCCTGTGGTCAACCATACTGGTGTATTTAATTTCTATCCCACTCGGTATACGCAAAGCGGTAAAACATGGCACACCTTTCGATATCTGGTCCAGCTCCATTGTTATTATTGGCAATGCTATCCCCTCCTTCCTATTTGCCATTTTTCTGATTATTGTTTTTGCCGGGGGCAGCAATCTCAACTGGTTCCCCCTGAGAGGACTTACTTCACCTAATTTTGACGATCTCACGCTGGGTCAGCAGATCCTCGATTATTTTTGGCACTTAACACTCCCGATTACGGCACTGGTAATCGGTGGGTTTGCAACGCTGACAATGCTGACCAAAAATTCGTTTCTCGATGAAATTGGAAAGCAGTATGTCGTGACAGCCCGAGCGAAAGGTCTCAAGGAAAACCAAGTGCTGTATGGTCACGTTTTTAGGAACGCAATGTTGATTATCATTGCCGGAATCCCCGCGGCTTTAGTTTCGATCTTTTTTACCGGGGCTTTTTTAATTGAAATCATATTTTCATTAGACGGGCTTGGGCTACTCGGGTTTGAATCGATCCTTTCCCGCGATTACCCTGTGATCTTCGGCACACTCTTCATATTCACTTTGATCTCCCTTTTAGTGAACTTAATCAGCGATGTGACCTACACGTTAGTCGATCCGCGCATAGATTTCGAGTCGAGGTCCTGA
- a CDS encoding ABC transporter permease: MPLLNLTPINQRRFERFKANKRGWYSLWIFMLLFILSLFAELLANDNPLLINFDGEYYYPFMKTYSEQEFGGELPTEADYRDEYVVELINDNGWILYPPVKFSYDTINYDLTTPAPSAPDSVNLLGTDDQGRDVLARVIYGFRISVLFGLALTLISSVIGIFVGAIQGYYGGKLDLFGQRFIEIWSSLPILFLLIILSSIIRPNFWWLLGIMLLFSWMSLVPVIRAEFLRGRNLEYVKAAKALGLGDQGIMFKHILPNAMVATITFMPFILTGAITTLTALDFLGFGLPPGSPSLGELVSQGKSNLQAPWLGASAFFILSIMLTLLVFVGEAFRDAYDPRAH, encoded by the coding sequence GTGCCCTTATTAAATTTGACACCGATCAACCAACGGCGATTTGAACGCTTCAAGGCCAACAAGCGTGGCTGGTATTCTCTATGGATATTCATGCTGTTGTTTATCCTCAGTTTGTTCGCCGAATTACTGGCAAACGACAACCCCTTGCTGATTAATTTTGACGGCGAATATTACTACCCTTTCATGAAAACCTACTCCGAACAGGAGTTCGGCGGGGAGCTACCCACAGAAGCGGATTACCGCGATGAATATGTGGTGGAACTGATTAACGACAACGGATGGATCCTCTACCCTCCCGTTAAATTCAGTTACGACACGATTAACTATGATCTCACCACACCGGCGCCATCAGCACCCGATTCAGTCAACTTGCTGGGCACCGACGATCAGGGACGGGACGTATTAGCGAGAGTAATTTACGGATTTCGCATATCCGTATTATTTGGTCTGGCGCTGACATTAATCAGCTCGGTAATCGGAATCTTTGTAGGGGCAATACAGGGATATTACGGGGGCAAACTCGATCTGTTCGGACAGCGATTTATCGAGATTTGGTCTTCTTTACCGATTCTATTTCTTCTAATCATTCTTTCCAGCATCATACGCCCGAATTTCTGGTGGTTGCTGGGTATTATGCTTTTGTTTAGCTGGATGTCATTGGTGCCGGTGATACGCGCTGAATTTCTTCGTGGCCGCAACCTGGAATACGTCAAAGCGGCGAAAGCATTAGGTTTAGGTGATCAGGGCATTATGTTTAAACACATTCTGCCGAACGCGATGGTGGCAACCATTACTTTCATGCCTTTCATACTAACCGGAGCCATTACCACGCTAACCGCACTGGATTTTCTGGGCTTCGGGTTGCCGCCTGGTTCCCCTTCCCTTGGCGAACTGGTATCACAAGGCAAATCGAATTTGCAGGCACCCTGGCTGGGTGCGTCTGCGTTTTTTATTTTGAGCATCATGCTTACCCTGTTGGTGTTCGTGGGTGAAGCGTTTCGCGATGCATACGACCCCAGAGCGCATTAA